The Hymenobacter oligotrophus genome has a window encoding:
- the bioB gene encoding biotin synthase BioB produces MLRTDWTLDEVKAIYYQPVLELVAQASEVHRQHQTTGEVQVCTLLSVKTGGCPEDCAYCPQAARYHTGVQAHKLLPDAEVLAAAQRAKESGSTRFCMGAAWREVRDNRDFDRVLNMVSQVNDLGLEVCATLGMVNDYQAEKLKEAGLYAYNHNLDTSEENYSNIITTRTYDDRLNTLENVRKAGLSVCSGGIIGLGETDEDRVKMLHTLATLPAHPESVPVNALVPVQGTPLAEQPRVSVWEMLRMIGTARILMPNTMVRLSAGRQEMPVTEQALCFLAGANSIFSGEKLLTTPNPDFDADKEMFALLGLKPRQSFKNHVPEGATVLAKTAAVEA; encoded by the coding sequence ATGCTCCGTACCGACTGGACGCTCGACGAAGTAAAAGCCATTTATTACCAACCCGTGCTCGAGCTGGTGGCCCAAGCCAGCGAAGTGCACCGCCAGCACCAAACCACCGGCGAGGTGCAAGTGTGCACCCTGCTGAGCGTGAAAACCGGCGGCTGCCCCGAAGACTGCGCTTACTGCCCGCAGGCTGCCCGCTACCACACCGGCGTGCAAGCCCACAAGCTGCTGCCCGATGCCGAAGTACTAGCCGCTGCCCAGCGGGCCAAGGAGTCGGGTTCGACGCGCTTTTGCATGGGCGCTGCCTGGCGCGAAGTGCGCGACAACCGCGACTTCGACCGCGTGCTGAACATGGTGTCGCAGGTAAACGACCTAGGCCTGGAGGTATGCGCCACCCTAGGTATGGTAAACGACTACCAAGCTGAAAAACTCAAGGAAGCCGGCCTGTACGCCTACAACCACAACCTCGATACGAGCGAAGAAAACTACTCCAACATCATCACCACCCGCACCTACGACGACCGCCTGAACACGCTCGAAAACGTGCGCAAGGCTGGCCTATCGGTGTGCTCGGGCGGCATCATCGGCCTCGGCGAAACCGACGAGGACCGCGTGAAGATGCTGCACACGCTGGCCACCCTGCCGGCCCACCCCGAGTCGGTGCCGGTGAATGCACTGGTGCCGGTGCAAGGCACCCCGCTGGCCGAGCAACCCCGCGTGAGCGTGTGGGAAATGCTGCGCATGATTGGCACGGCCCGCATTCTGATGCCCAACACGATGGTGCGCCTTTCGGCTGGCCGCCAGGAGATGCCCGTAACCGAGCAGGCTTTGTGCTTCTTGGCCGGTGCCAACTCCATCTTCTCGGGCGAGAAGCTGCTGACTACCCCCAACCCCGATTTCGACGCCGACAAGGAGATGTTCGCGCTGCTCGGCCTAAAGCCGCGCCAGTCGTTCAAGAACCACGTGCCCGAAGGCGCTACCGTGCTGGCCAAAACTGCCGCTGTAGAAGCTTAA
- a CDS encoding serine hydrolase domain-containing protein, producing the protein MKVFLTALLWLCTLAAAAQQAELTALLKKHNVPGLQVVFSRKGETTQYSLGVRQAGKAEALTANTLMQAASLSKVVLAYTTLRLHDRGVINLDKPLLGYYRYPRLSTQPRAAAVTARMVLTHTTGLPNWAENPLSPTWATSPLKLKYAPDSCWNYSGEGFVWLQKTLEHITGKSLQTLAQEEVFGPLRMKNSSFVWREAFARDASFGHDKSGKPTEVRKFAEPNAGFSLLSTAHDYSRFVQALLQGQGLKPTTAQLLTAAANPANRCGLGPTPTDPHIAWAYGLGLANTSAGPALWHWGDNGDFKAFFMAFPAQKTSLVFFTNSANGLVLTDELLRLFAGPGEYRAMQWLAEEK; encoded by the coding sequence ATGAAAGTATTTCTTACGGCTTTGCTCTGGCTTTGCACACTGGCAGCGGCCGCCCAGCAGGCCGAGCTAACGGCCCTGCTCAAAAAGCACAACGTACCCGGCCTGCAAGTCGTGTTCAGCAGAAAAGGCGAGACTACGCAGTACAGCCTAGGTGTGCGGCAGGCCGGAAAGGCCGAGGCCCTCACGGCCAACACCCTTATGCAGGCTGCTTCGCTGAGCAAAGTGGTACTGGCCTACACCACCCTGCGCCTCCACGACCGCGGCGTAATTAACCTCGATAAGCCTCTGCTCGGCTACTACCGCTACCCACGCCTAAGCACCCAACCTAGGGCGGCCGCCGTTACGGCGCGCATGGTGCTCACGCACACCACCGGTTTGCCCAACTGGGCCGAAAACCCGCTAAGCCCCACGTGGGCTACCTCGCCGCTAAAGCTGAAATACGCCCCCGACAGCTGCTGGAACTACTCCGGCGAGGGCTTCGTGTGGCTGCAAAAAACCCTGGAGCATATCACGGGCAAATCGCTGCAAACCTTGGCGCAGGAGGAGGTGTTTGGCCCGTTGCGCATGAAGAACAGCAGCTTTGTGTGGCGCGAGGCGTTTGCGCGCGATGCCAGCTTTGGCCACGACAAAAGCGGCAAGCCCACGGAGGTTCGCAAGTTTGCGGAACCCAATGCTGGTTTTAGCCTGCTCAGCACCGCCCACGACTACAGCCGGTTTGTGCAAGCCCTGCTGCAGGGCCAAGGCCTGAAGCCCACCACGGCGCAGCTGCTCACCGCCGCGGCTAACCCAGCCAACCGTTGCGGCCTGGGCCCCACCCCTACCGACCCCCACATTGCTTGGGCTTATGGCCTAGGTTTGGCCAACACCAGTGCGGGCCCGGCCCTTTGGCATTGGGGCGACAACGGCGACTTCAAAGCATTCTTTATGGCGTTTCCGGCGCAGAAAACAAGCTTGGTCTTCTTTACCAACAGCGCCAATGGCCTGGTGCTTACCGATGAGCTGTTGCGCTTGTTTGCCGGCCCCGGCGAGTACCGCGCCATGCAGTGGCTGGCTGAGGAAAAGTAG
- the rluF gene encoding 23S rRNA pseudouridine(2604) synthase RluF has product MPTRLNKYISESGICSRREADRFIEQGVVFINGKRAHVGDQVEPNDKVVVNGNHIEPRAAEDAIYIAFNKPPGITSTTERSVKDNIIRYIKHSERIFPIGRLDKDSQGLILLTSNGDIVNKILRAGNEHEKEYIVMVDKPITEQFLEGMRNGVPMLGTVTKQCEVRKETDYIFRIVLVQGLNRQIRRMCEFFGYEVVQLERWRVMNVTLKGLGVGDWRELTDKELAGIFAAIEHSSGTAPRRYTRAKTPQQIASEEWLSEAPRKPAAPVTPGRPARKPGALPTYGKDAQAKGRHRPGSTKPKATGEGARKNTKPAAGSKSAGRSSKPRGRHTGR; this is encoded by the coding sequence ATGCCTACCCGTCTCAACAAATACATCAGCGAAAGCGGCATTTGCTCGCGCCGCGAAGCCGACCGCTTTATTGAGCAGGGTGTGGTGTTCATCAACGGCAAGCGTGCCCACGTGGGCGACCAAGTAGAGCCCAACGACAAAGTGGTGGTGAACGGCAACCACATTGAGCCCCGCGCCGCGGAAGACGCCATTTACATTGCCTTCAACAAGCCGCCGGGCATTACCAGCACCACCGAGCGCAGCGTCAAGGACAACATCATCCGCTACATCAAGCACTCGGAGCGGATATTCCCCATCGGCCGCCTCGATAAGGACTCGCAGGGCCTGATTTTGCTGACCTCCAACGGCGACATCGTCAACAAAATTCTGCGGGCCGGCAACGAGCACGAGAAGGAGTACATCGTGATGGTGGACAAGCCCATTACGGAGCAGTTTTTAGAGGGCATGCGCAACGGTGTGCCCATGTTGGGCACCGTTACCAAGCAGTGTGAGGTGCGGAAGGAAACCGACTATATCTTCCGCATCGTTCTGGTGCAAGGCCTCAACCGCCAAATTCGCCGCATGTGCGAGTTCTTCGGCTACGAAGTGGTGCAGCTGGAGCGCTGGCGCGTGATGAACGTGACCCTGAAAGGCCTGGGCGTGGGCGACTGGCGCGAGCTGACCGACAAGGAGTTGGCCGGCATTTTCGCTGCCATCGAGCACTCCAGCGGTACCGCGCCTAGGCGCTACACGCGGGCCAAAACGCCGCAGCAGATTGCCAGCGAAGAGTGGTTGAGCGAAGCCCCGCGCAAGCCCGCGGCCCCCGTCACGCCCGGCAGGCCAGCGCGCAAGCCCGGTGCACTGCCCACCTACGGCAAAGACGCCCAGGCCAAGGGCCGCCACCGGCCCGGCAGCACCAAGCCCAAAGCCACCGGCGAAGGCGCCCGCAAAAACACGAAACCGGCGGCCGGCAGCAAATCGGCGGGGCGCAGCAGCAAGCCGCGGGGCCGCCACACGGGGCGCTAG
- a CDS encoding aminotransferase class I/II-fold pyridoxal phosphate-dependent enzyme translates to MASPLLSRLAQQLQQREAEGTRRQLTLPAQGLVDFASNDYLGLARSPQLTAALQQAAAQATSIGSTGARLLTGNSADAEALEAKIAAFHGTEAALLFNSGYTANLGFFSAVPRRGDVILYDEASHASVKEGIRSSFATAYSFRHNNVAGLRRRLHQQPGTGVVFVAVEAVYSMGGDAAPLTELAAACAEYGAQLVVDEAHSMGVHGANGEGLVTELGLDDQVLARVVTFGKALGSQGAAVIGSAVLRDYLLNFSRPFIYTTSLPPLTLAGLAAAYEQLPHLGAERQQLFALSAYLRQRVAAVPGVQVPPESQVIHPIRLPNATPAQVRAVALAVQQAGFDVRAIVPPTVPAGQQCLRAIVHAYNTTAEIDAFADALRAALAAA, encoded by the coding sequence ATGGCCTCTCCTCTCCTTTCGCGGCTTGCGCAGCAGCTGCAGCAGCGCGAGGCCGAAGGCACCCGCCGCCAACTAACCTTGCCCGCGCAAGGCCTAGTCGATTTTGCCTCCAACGACTACCTAGGGCTAGCCCGCTCGCCGCAGCTTACCGCGGCCTTGCAACAAGCTGCGGCCCAGGCTACCAGCATTGGCAGCACAGGTGCCCGCTTGCTCACGGGCAACTCGGCCGATGCCGAAGCACTGGAAGCAAAAATCGCCGCTTTTCACGGCACCGAGGCGGCCTTGCTGTTTAACTCGGGGTACACGGCCAACCTAGGCTTTTTCTCGGCCGTGCCGCGGCGCGGCGACGTAATTCTGTACGACGAAGCGTCGCACGCATCGGTTAAAGAAGGTATCCGCAGCTCCTTTGCTACGGCCTACAGCTTCCGGCACAACAACGTAGCCGGTTTGCGCCGCCGCCTACATCAGCAACCCGGCACGGGCGTGGTATTCGTAGCCGTGGAGGCCGTGTACTCGATGGGCGGCGATGCTGCCCCACTGACCGAGTTAGCTGCCGCATGTGCCGAATACGGCGCACAGTTGGTAGTTGACGAAGCACACAGCATGGGCGTGCACGGCGCCAACGGCGAAGGCTTGGTTACGGAGTTGGGGTTGGATGATCAAGTGCTGGCGCGGGTAGTTACGTTCGGCAAGGCCCTTGGTAGCCAAGGCGCTGCCGTAATCGGTTCGGCTGTACTGCGCGACTACCTACTGAACTTCAGCCGGCCTTTTATTTACACTACCTCGCTGCCTCCGCTTACGCTTGCCGGCCTTGCGGCTGCCTACGAGCAGCTACCGCACCTAGGCGCCGAGCGTCAGCAGTTGTTTGCTCTTTCCGCTTACCTGCGCCAACGCGTGGCCGCTGTGCCGGGTGTGCAAGTGCCGCCCGAAAGCCAAGTTATTCACCCCATCAGGCTGCCCAATGCCACGCCTGCGCAGGTACGCGCTGTTGCGCTTGCCGTGCAGCAGGCTGGCTTCGATGTGCGGGCCATTGTACCGCCCACGGTGCCAGCCGGCCAACAATGCCTGCGCGCCATTGTTCATGCCTACAATACCACTGCCGAAATAGATGCCTTCGCCGACGCCCTCCGCGCCGCTCTCGCCGCTGCCTAG
- a CDS encoding beta-ketoacyl synthase N-terminal-like domain-containing protein, with protein sequence MTDFARAAIVIRGRGSVSTLGTAAGAPPPAASPFATRALGAQQVPVGGLPAAEEHQLQTLRRQHPAYRQLDRTVLLGLLAARAARAQAGWLSADEASGEAPAPQLTVSIGSSRGATARFEDFHSSYLAEGNVPAAASPLTTLGNVASWVAFDAGSQGATLSHSSTCSSAFQALGNAVAWLRAGMAQRFLAGGTEAPLTDFTLAQMQALGIYSHFAAEQWPCRPGAGGPNTFVLGEGAAVFALERLTPEALQAERAQHPTAPFLLLEGVGFGFEAIPSKTGLSPDGQHFQRAMREALQQARRQPSEVDALVLHSPGTAAGDAAERRAVQAVFGQQLPACTSNKWLVGHTLGASAALSLNYACELLLGATPAALPFASWLNEHPVRQPLRRIMVNAAGFGGNAASAIVALA encoded by the coding sequence ATGACTGATTTCGCCCGGGCTGCCATCGTCATTCGGGGCCGCGGCAGCGTTTCGACCCTAGGTACCGCGGCGGGTGCTCCTCCCCCAGCAGCTTCGCCGTTTGCCACGCGCGCCCTAGGTGCCCAGCAAGTGCCCGTCGGCGGCCTGCCAGCGGCCGAAGAGCACCAGCTGCAAACCCTCCGCCGCCAGCACCCCGCCTACCGCCAACTCGACCGTACCGTGTTGCTTGGGCTACTAGCCGCTCGCGCCGCCCGCGCGCAAGCGGGTTGGCTTTCGGCTGATGAAGCGTCCGGCGAGGCACCGGCTCCTCAACTCACGGTAAGCATTGGCTCGTCGCGCGGTGCTACGGCGCGGTTCGAGGATTTCCACAGCAGCTACTTAGCCGAAGGCAACGTACCCGCAGCTGCTTCGCCTCTTACCACCTTGGGCAACGTAGCCAGCTGGGTAGCTTTTGACGCCGGCAGCCAAGGCGCAACCCTCAGCCACTCCAGCACTTGCAGCAGCGCGTTTCAGGCTTTGGGCAACGCCGTGGCGTGGTTGCGGGCGGGCATGGCGCAGCGGTTTTTGGCCGGCGGCACCGAGGCCCCGCTTACCGACTTCACGCTGGCCCAAATGCAGGCCCTAGGTATCTACTCGCACTTTGCGGCCGAGCAGTGGCCTTGCCGCCCGGGCGCCGGCGGCCCCAACACGTTTGTGCTGGGCGAAGGCGCCGCCGTGTTCGCGCTCGAACGCCTCACCCCCGAAGCCCTGCAGGCCGAACGCGCCCAGCACCCCACCGCGCCTTTTCTTTTGCTCGAAGGCGTTGGTTTTGGTTTCGAAGCCATACCCAGCAAAACCGGCCTTTCGCCCGATGGGCAGCACTTCCAGCGCGCCATGCGCGAGGCCCTGCAGCAAGCCCGCCGTCAACCTTCGGAGGTAGATGCCCTGGTGCTGCACAGCCCCGGCACCGCCGCCGGCGACGCGGCCGAGCGCCGGGCAGTGCAAGCCGTATTTGGCCAGCAATTGCCCGCTTGCACCTCCAACAAATGGCTCGTGGGCCATACCCTAGGTGCCTCGGCAGCGCTCAGCCTGAACTATGCCTGCGAGTTGCTGCTGGGTGCTACTCCGGCGGCGTTGCCCTTTGCATCCTGGCTCAACGAGCACCCCGTACGGCAGCCCTTGCGCCGCATTATGGTAAATGCAGCGGGCTTTGGCGGCAACGCAGCCAGCGCCATCGTAGCCCTGGCCTGA
- a CDS encoding M28 family peptidase, with amino-acid sequence MKFPLLASAAFLFPLALFAQAPTAPPTDAEIQKMIAEISADRLKDDVYKMVSFGTRHTLSDTKSKKRGIGAARRWVEEEFRKYSKASGGRLKVEQDTFTVKPDGRRVDVKTVMANVMATLPGTDPNDNRVFIVSGHLDSRVTDVMNRTADAPGANDDASGVAVVMEMARVMASRKFPCTLIFVAVQGEEQSLIGSGYLARKAKANNWNIVGMLNNDIVGNSHGHDPDLHQPNLVRVFSEGVPANETPEQAQLRRQLSAENDSPSRQLARYAKQTGEQYVAGHTVALEYRPDRFLRGGDHTPFNQQGYAAVRFSEMNEDFTHQHQDLRTENGRQYGDLPEFVDYEYLRKNTGVNLATMASLALAPAAPQNVGVLTANLTNRTELKWDAPTTGRKPAGYVVLMRETSSPVWQQRFPVQGTTADLPHSKDNFIFGVASVDESGHESLPVIPKPVR; translated from the coding sequence ATGAAATTTCCGCTGCTCGCATCTGCTGCATTCCTGTTCCCGTTAGCCCTTTTCGCGCAAGCGCCCACCGCTCCGCCCACCGACGCCGAAATCCAGAAGATGATAGCCGAAATTTCGGCCGACCGCCTCAAAGACGACGTGTATAAAATGGTGTCGTTTGGCACGCGCCACACCCTCTCCGATACCAAAAGCAAAAAGCGCGGTATCGGCGCCGCCCGGCGTTGGGTGGAAGAGGAGTTTCGGAAGTACAGCAAAGCCAGCGGCGGCCGCCTGAAGGTGGAGCAAGACACCTTTACGGTAAAGCCCGACGGCCGCCGCGTGGATGTGAAAACCGTAATGGCCAACGTAATGGCCACCTTGCCCGGCACCGACCCCAACGACAACCGCGTGTTCATCGTGAGCGGCCACCTCGACTCGCGCGTGACCGACGTGATGAACCGCACCGCCGATGCGCCCGGCGCCAACGACGACGCCTCGGGCGTAGCCGTGGTAATGGAAATGGCCCGCGTAATGGCCAGCCGCAAATTCCCGTGCACGCTCATTTTCGTGGCCGTGCAAGGCGAAGAGCAAAGCCTGATTGGCTCGGGCTACCTGGCCCGCAAAGCCAAGGCCAACAACTGGAACATCGTGGGCATGCTCAACAACGACATCGTGGGCAACTCGCACGGCCACGACCCCGACCTGCACCAGCCCAACCTCGTGCGCGTGTTTAGCGAAGGCGTACCCGCCAACGAAACGCCCGAGCAGGCCCAGCTGCGCCGCCAGCTTTCTGCCGAAAACGACTCACCCTCGCGCCAGTTGGCCCGCTACGCCAAGCAAACCGGCGAGCAGTACGTAGCCGGCCACACCGTAGCCCTGGAGTACCGCCCCGACCGCTTCCTGCGCGGCGGCGACCACACGCCCTTCAACCAGCAAGGCTACGCCGCGGTGCGCTTCTCCGAGATGAACGAGGACTTTACGCACCAGCACCAGGACCTGCGCACCGAAAACGGCCGCCAGTACGGCGACCTGCCCGAGTTTGTGGACTACGAATACCTGCGCAAGAACACTGGCGTAAACCTCGCCACCATGGCTAGCCTGGCCCTTGCCCCTGCCGCGCCGCAAAACGTAGGCGTGCTCACGGCCAACTTAACCAACCGTACCGAGCTGAAGTGGGACGCTCCCACTACCGGCCGCAAGCCCGCTGGTTACGTGGTGCTGATGCGCGAAACCTCGTCGCCGGTATGGCAGCAGCGGTTCCCCGTGCAAGGCACCACCGCCGACCTGCCTCACAGCAAGGATAACTTCATCTTCGGTGTGGCCTCAGTGGATGAGAGTGGCCATGAGAGCCTGCCGGTAATCCCGAAGCCGGTGCGGTAA
- the bioA gene encoding adenosylmethionine--8-amino-7-oxononanoate transaminase, producing MSLAQRDAAVLWHPYTQMQTAPLPIPVVRGEGAWLIAEDGTRYLDAVASWWVNLHGHAHPHITQRVSAQLATLEHVIFAGFTHPAAVELAEGLLQILPSTQNRIFYSDNGATSVEVAIKMALQYFHNHGQPQRRTIIAFRDSYHGDTFGAMSVSARSAFTAPFAPLLFNVEFIDVPVPGREAEVMAQMASLAQRDDIAAFIFEPLVLGTAGMVMYEPESLDALLSICRRHDIFIIADEVMTGFGRTGRLFASDYLREQPDIMCLSKGLTGGTMALGVTSCSAAIYEAFLSSDRTKTFFHGHSYTANPVACAAGLASLDLLLAPESFADRQRIAAAHAQFAQELHGLPGIREVRQRGTILAVEFAPDETTSYFSRLRDEFYALAIARGVLLRPLGNIVYVLPPYCISNAELRLVYDTMLAMRELVVRAATATAPASLPEFPHD from the coding sequence ATGTCCCTAGCCCAACGCGACGCCGCTGTTCTCTGGCATCCGTACACCCAAATGCAAACCGCGCCCCTGCCCATTCCGGTGGTGCGCGGCGAAGGTGCTTGGCTGATTGCCGAAGACGGCACGCGCTACCTCGATGCCGTGGCCTCGTGGTGGGTAAACCTGCACGGCCACGCCCACCCGCATATTACCCAGCGCGTAAGCGCGCAATTGGCTACCCTCGAGCACGTCATTTTTGCGGGCTTCACGCACCCCGCTGCCGTGGAGCTGGCCGAAGGCCTGCTGCAGATATTGCCCAGCACGCAGAACCGCATTTTCTACTCCGACAACGGTGCTACGTCGGTGGAAGTGGCCATCAAAATGGCCTTGCAATACTTCCACAACCACGGCCAACCCCAGCGCCGCACCATCATAGCGTTCCGCGACTCCTACCACGGCGACACTTTCGGAGCCATGAGCGTGAGTGCGCGTTCGGCCTTTACGGCACCGTTTGCGCCGCTGCTGTTCAATGTGGAGTTTATCGACGTGCCCGTGCCCGGCCGCGAAGCCGAGGTAATGGCTCAAATGGCTTCCCTAGCTCAGCGCGACGACATAGCTGCGTTCATCTTCGAGCCCTTGGTGCTCGGCACGGCCGGCATGGTAATGTACGAGCCCGAAAGCCTCGACGCGCTGCTGAGCATTTGCCGCCGCCACGACATTTTCATCATTGCCGATGAGGTAATGACCGGCTTTGGCCGCACCGGCCGGCTGTTTGCCTCCGACTATTTGCGCGAGCAACCCGACATCATGTGCCTCTCGAAGGGCCTGACGGGCGGCACCATGGCCTTGGGTGTAACCAGCTGCTCGGCCGCTATTTACGAAGCCTTTCTGAGCAGCGACCGGACGAAAACCTTCTTCCACGGCCACTCCTACACGGCCAATCCCGTGGCTTGCGCCGCCGGCCTGGCCAGCCTGGATTTATTGCTGGCTCCCGAGTCGTTTGCTGACCGCCAGCGGATTGCTGCCGCCCACGCGCAATTTGCCCAGGAGCTGCACGGCTTGCCCGGTATTCGGGAAGTGCGGCAGCGCGGCACCATCCTGGCGGTGGAGTTTGCCCCCGACGAAACCACCTCGTACTTCAGCCGCCTGCGCGACGAGTTTTACGCCCTAGCCATTGCGCGCGGCGTGTTGCTGCGCCCGCTTGGCAACATCGTGTACGTGCTGCCGCCCTACTGCATCAGCAACGCCGAACTGCGCCTTGTGTACGACACCATGCTGGCCATGCGCGAGCTGGTGGTGCGCGCCGCCACCGCAACCGCGCCGGCCTCCCTTCCTGAGTTTCCGCATGACTGA
- the bioD gene encoding dethiobiotin synthase, which produces MFVTGIGTDVGKTVAAAVLVQALGADYWKPVQAGGLDFTDSDTVRSLVSNPVSHFHPERHRLQMPASPHRAAAAEGLTIRLEEFALPATTNHLVVEGAGGLLVPLAPGLLVADLVKHLGLEVVVVSRHYLGSINHTLLTLEVLRQRGIPLRGLVFNGDSQLDAPSEEAILHHTPAPVLFRLQQEAQLDAATVARYAEQVQL; this is translated from the coding sequence TTGTTTGTTACCGGAATTGGTACCGATGTAGGCAAAACGGTTGCCGCCGCCGTGCTGGTGCAAGCCCTCGGTGCCGATTACTGGAAGCCCGTACAAGCCGGTGGCCTCGACTTTACCGACTCGGATACCGTGCGCAGCCTCGTGAGCAATCCGGTTTCGCACTTCCACCCCGAGCGGCACCGCCTGCAAATGCCTGCCTCGCCGCACCGCGCTGCCGCCGCCGAAGGCCTTACTATTCGCCTCGAAGAGTTTGCCTTGCCCGCTACCACCAACCACTTGGTAGTTGAGGGTGCTGGCGGCCTGCTGGTGCCTTTGGCACCCGGCCTGCTAGTTGCCGATTTGGTGAAGCACCTAGGGCTTGAGGTGGTGGTGGTAAGCCGCCACTACCTAGGCAGCATCAACCACACGCTGCTTACGCTAGAGGTACTGCGCCAACGGGGCATCCCGCTGCGCGGCCTCGTGTTCAACGGCGACAGTCAGCTCGATGCCCCCTCCGAAGAGGCTATTCTGCACCACACGCCCGCGCCGGTACTCTTCCGCTTGCAGCAAGAGGCGCAGCTCGATGCCGCCACTGTGGCGCGCTACGCCGAGCAGGTGCAACTGTAG
- a CDS encoding proline iminopeptidase-family hydrolase, with amino-acid sequence MKSIATALAAGLLLTAAACTQQKTVEAGADNNAVPASYFASDTTRIKDGGVQMVAINTPKGRFNVWTKRFGNNPRIKLLLLNGGPGATHEYFECMESFLPQEGIEFIYYDQLGCGNSDNPKDTAMWSLPRYVEEVEQVRQALNLNKDNFYLLGHSWGGILAAEYALKYQQHMKGLVISNMMMDVPAYGRYADEVLAPQLKPEVLKEIRAIEAKKDFQNPRYMELLLPNFYTAHILRLPLDKWPEPVNRSFAKMNQSLYVTMQGPSEFGVAGKLVNWNRVPDLPKLAVPVLSIGGKHDTMDPEHMRMIAQKVQNGTALICPNGSHMSFYDDQQTYMAGLVKFLKGVDQGQKKVQL; translated from the coding sequence ATGAAATCCATTGCTACTGCTTTGGCAGCTGGCTTGCTGCTGACGGCCGCCGCTTGCACTCAACAAAAAACCGTAGAAGCTGGCGCCGACAACAACGCGGTTCCGGCCAGCTACTTTGCCAGCGACACCACCCGCATCAAAGACGGCGGCGTGCAGATGGTGGCCATTAACACCCCCAAGGGCAGGTTCAACGTCTGGACGAAGCGCTTCGGCAACAACCCGCGCATTAAGCTGCTGCTGCTCAACGGCGGCCCCGGCGCCACGCACGAGTACTTCGAGTGCATGGAGAGCTTCTTGCCGCAAGAGGGCATAGAGTTCATTTACTACGACCAGCTCGGCTGCGGCAACTCCGACAACCCCAAGGACACGGCCATGTGGAGCTTGCCGCGCTACGTGGAGGAAGTGGAGCAGGTGCGCCAGGCGCTCAACCTGAACAAGGATAACTTTTACTTGCTGGGCCACTCGTGGGGTGGTATTCTGGCCGCTGAGTACGCCCTCAAGTACCAGCAGCACATGAAAGGCCTCGTCATTTCGAACATGATGATGGACGTGCCCGCTTACGGCCGCTACGCCGACGAAGTGCTGGCCCCGCAACTGAAGCCCGAGGTGCTGAAGGAAATCCGCGCCATCGAAGCCAAAAAGGACTTCCAGAACCCGCGCTACATGGAGCTGCTGCTGCCCAACTTCTACACCGCGCACATCCTGCGCTTGCCGCTCGATAAGTGGCCCGAGCCGGTAAACCGCTCGTTCGCCAAGATGAACCAATCGTTGTACGTAACGATGCAGGGCCCCAGCGAATTTGGCGTGGCGGGCAAACTCGTGAACTGGAACCGCGTGCCCGATTTGCCCAAGCTCGCGGTGCCCGTGCTGAGCATTGGCGGCAAGCACGACACCATGGACCCCGAGCACATGCGCATGATAGCCCAGAAGGTGCAAAACGGCACGGCACTCATTTGCCCCAACGGCTCGCACATGAGCTTCTACGACGACCAGCAGACGTACATGGCAGGGCTGGTCAAGTTCCTGAAGGGTGTAGACCAGGGCCAGAAGAAAGTGCAGCTGTAG